In a genomic window of Octopus sinensis linkage group LG16, ASM634580v1, whole genome shotgun sequence:
- the LOC115220551 gene encoding coatomer subunit epsilon — protein sequence MANDTVDELFEIRTSFCIGNYQQCINEAHKMRLNNPDLKTQRDVIMYRAFIAQRKYGVVLDEVNSTYGPELQAVKMLADYLANENKRDAILHELDTKMSGNVDISNSTFLLMAASIYFNELNYDAALRVLHQSDSLECIALSVQLLLRLDRVDLAKKELKKMQDADEDSILTQLALAWFNLAVGGEKYQDAYYIFQEQADKHAATPLLLNGQAACCMAQGHFEDAESLLHEAMDKDSNNPETLVNMIVLSQHLGKAPEVGNRYISQLKDSHKNHPFVVDYLHKENEFDRLVRNYGPSVTA from the exons ATGGCGAACGACACTGTAGACGAACTTTTTGAAATCCGGACTTCTTTCTGTATCGGAAATTACCAACAATGTATCAACGAAGCTCACAAAATGAGG ctaAACAACCCAGATTTGAAAACCCAAAGAGATGTAATAATGTACAGGGCATTTATTGCTCAGAGAAAATATGGAGTTGTACTTGATGAAGTGAATTCTACTTATGGTCCTGAACTTCAAGCTGTGAAAATGTTGGCAGACTATTTAGCAAATGAAAACAAACG AGATGCCATTCTTCATGAGCTGGATACCAAGATGAGTGGCAACGTGGACATCAGCAACAGCACATTTCTGCTGATGGCTGCTTctatttatttcaatgaattg AATTATGATGCTGCATTGAGGGTATTGCACCAATCTGATTCCCTGGAATG cattgctTTGTCTGTTCAGCTGTTATTGCGACTTGATAGAGTTGATCTTGCAAA AAAAGAGCTGAAGAAAATGCAAGACGCTGATGAAGATAGTATTTTGACCCAGTTAGCATTGGCTTGGTTTAATTTAGCCGTG GGTGGAGAAAAATATCAAGACGCTTACTACATCTTCCAAGAGCAAGCGGACAAACATGCAGCCACTCCACTTTTATTGAATGGTCAAGCTGCTTGCTGCATGGCGCAGGGACACTTTGAAGACGCTGAGTCACTGCTTCATGAGGCGATGGACAAA GATAGCAACAATCCAGAGACCCTGGTGAATATGATTGTCCTTTCACAACATTTGGGTAAAGCACCAGAA GTCGGTAACAGATATATCTCTCAATTGAAGGACTCGCATAAAAACCACCCTTTTGTTGTAGATTATTTACACAAG GAGAATGAATTTGACCGTCTTGTGAGAAACTATGGACCAAGTGTTACAGCCTAA